The Dromaius novaehollandiae isolate bDroNov1 chromosome 19, bDroNov1.hap1, whole genome shotgun sequence genome contains the following window.
AAGTCACAATGGTGAACTGATGACAGCAGTCTCCCTGGCAACAGTGTGACGTCAAACAATAATGTGTATTTACTGCAGAATCCACTAGATGGAGAAGTCAGATTTCACCCTTGCTCATCTGCCTCAAATGCTCAGAAGACCCAGTCAGGGTCACTCATCAATACCccaaatttattttatataagagaggaaagaaaaaaaaaaaaagatacttaagAGAAAATGTCTGGAAAGCGAAAGAATTCACAAGAATGAAAGAACAGGAATGCATGTATGAAACAGTAATAGATTTCCATGCTACTTTTGtcccaaatattttttcactAGGATTTTTAAATAGCATAATACACACTTGCCTATTATGAAACACAAAATCACGTTTTAATGGTTGCCTACCCACAGTCTGGCATTTCTAAACATATTAAGAATATATTAACACATCTGTGCATGTGTTTGAgtacagaagcagcagaaactcTCCCCAGCTTTCTTGCTTGAGCAGTTTAGATGCTCCTAAATTATGGTTTTTGGTGGCTGGTGGCCCACAGATCACTTACAGTCCTCAGAAAGCTGACTCCTCTGCCTGGTTTTCAGCTGTTAATTATTCATTAAGCTGAAAAAGCACTTGAAATACCtaataatatttctgttttatgtgtGCTGAGTTACTCAGTTTCAAACCTTTGGCCAAAGCCAGTCACATAGCCCACTCTAACCTAATAACGGTATAACAGTAGTCTCATGGTTCCAACAGTTTATTACCAACAGGTCCTGCTTCAGTGCTATGGTGACAGAAGACCTGTCCCAGCACTGAGTGGCAGCatgcaaggaggaagaggaggagagaaaatgcaCTCTGAAAGAATGGACACCAAAAGGCGacagcaggaagggcagaaaggaaaagTTTGAGTGAATGTAAAAGTATACCAAACATTTCAACATTGAAAGATTAATAACAGAAATTAAACATAAACAACAAGTAGTTGTTATAGTAAGAATAAATTCCAACACCAGAGTAATTTGAATGAGATTAATGACAGTAATAACATTATCATCTTATTTTCTACTAAGAACTAAACTGCTCAGTCTTAATTTTCAATACTATTGTGAAATGCTGCCTGAAAAGTTTTTATGGTGTGTATTAAGAAGATTGCGTCTCTAGCTTCCTTGTTAGGCAGATTAACCACCTACTGCTCAACTGTAAAGTAGCCAAAAGCTAACTTCTCACTCCTTGGGTCCTACTGCGGTATTACAGTCTAGAAAAGAATATTCTGTATTCCTAGGTTTAATAATTTGAGATCTGAACTTAAAATAAGACTAGAAGTAGGgctaatcattttaaaaaatatctcaAGTCCAttcaagaaaacagcaaaatgatCTTATGTTATTCATTCAACATTAGCTAAGTTTTCCTCAAAATATCACCTGTCAATATACAGAAAAACTTAAAGAATCTGTAACTTTGTATAACCCTTTGCCATTATATAAAGGCCTTTAGGACAAATGAGGCAGCCCTGCAGAGCAAAAAGGATGGTTTGGGCATACCTAATCTAAACTATTACTGTCTTTTGTACCTGGGACCTTACTTAATACCAAATCAAAGGGTATGAAGCCTACAGAATAATGTCAGTGTTAAAATGCAGTATACAGCACATCAAATTCAAAATCTCTTATTCATCTAATTCAAGAGTGCACTTACTATGATCATGCACCTGTAACAATGTCATCCCCAAATAACATGTAAATTTAAAAACTTCAGTGCTGAGAACTTTTGTGAGTCAAAATGAAGAACTCTGGTAAAATTATGTAAAGATTACGGCCATTTAAGACTTTCATAGTTTCTTTATCACCTATCAAAGCTATAGGCTGAAAAAGTAAAATCTATCCAGAGAATAGCATCAATAATTTACAAAGACATTTTACCAAAGTCATAGTAATTTTTACCAAAATTTATACTCCTTAAGATATATTTTCAAATGAGTTTTGTAAGATCTGAGATTCTCAGTTGTTTCTAAGCAACAGTAAGACAACTGAAAGACACTGTAGATTGCAAAAAACTTGCTATTGTATCATATAAGCAAAGGAATTGGGAGAAAGACACAAAACTGTCTGCTCaatagcttttctgaaaatctggTCTCTACAGCAACTGTGAGATTAAACCATAAAATCAGAGATGTcaacacattttttaaacagcaattAGCTAAGTAACTATCACAGGAACAATGGATTCTTTAGGCTCATTTAACAAACGCCCCTCTAATtccccaggaaaaagaaaagttaatgaaGAAAGATGTCTTTGCCTTTGCAACAGTGAAATTTCTACTTCAATTAGTAAAGTAGATTTCTAACCAGAACGGCAGTGTATCCATCATCGTTTGTCCAAAATATCCTACAGAAAACTGTTGACACTGTACAGTTCCTTagtaatgaaaatgtatttactcACTTTGACCAGAAACAGCCATTCCTCCATAAAGAGCTATTTCGCTAAATAGTTTCAGCTATTACTTGTACGTATGTCAATAATGGAGCTGTTCAAGTATCTTAAAGTGCTACttatcctctctccttttttaggAGTAGAACTAGAAAAACAGAACATATTCCACAATTTTGGTTCAGCCTTTGAACATATCTCTGAGGTAAAAATATATACTCATCTGGAAAATGATTGGCCTGGGAATAAGtttagcaaatgaaaataaagaacataACTATTTATGcaacataataaaaacaaaagactcATGGTAGGTTTAGTTAATGCCAACCCAGCTCTGCATCTTTTTCAGATGGCAGAGTAGTAACAGGTGCTTAGGAAAGTCTGTACACTGGACATGTTTTCATACCGGTATCTCATCCACATACTTTGAGCAATCTAGTTTTAGTGCTTCCTGAACTCAACATTCAAGCAGAGGATGTACTGTTATGTTTAACAGCCTTTAATGGATTTTTCCTTCATGTCTAATTGCTTTTTGAACCTATGCCAATTTCTGGCACCCACATCATGTAGCATCAAGTTCCATAATTTAACTATGCACTGTTTGGGGTGTGGgacagcctttgttttaaaacCACTGCCTGATAATGTAAGAACTAAAGAGCATCAAATGAAcacagaagagagggagagattcATCATTCTTTACTCATCCCCTCCATGCCATCTTACAGTTTCATAGATTGCTATTACATTCTCCTGCTGTTGCTTTCTTTCAGTCTCTTTGGTTACTCATTATGAAAAGATAGAGAGCAGCTTTCGCATACTTAACTGGAAGTCTAGGTGGAGACCACTAATGTATGGTAAAAAGCTCCCAATGTTATCACAAAGTATAGATACTTCCCAATATCACATAGAGATTGAAACTTCAACCACGGTGAAGATTttacaaaaatacaaacaaaGTCTATTTTGtgttaaacaaacagaaaggatGTTCAAGATCTGGACATCGTTGTTGCAGGCATAAGAAAGCTGAACATGTCTGCCTGCTTGTtgttagaagaaaagaaacaggcagCTGAAAGATCATCATAACAGTCTCTTCAGACAAGGTATTTTTCTACAGTAATTACTGACCTTCATTATATGGCACCGGATTGCCAATATTCCCACCAACCATATCAGCAGTTTTCAGAACATCCAAATCCATCAGAATAACCACTCTCCTACAAACACAGAGCAGACAGTGATAAAGATTTTCATTCCCTCTGCATGTCTAACAGACTTTGAATAGCCTTTGCATGCAGATAAGAGAAACAGCCAGTAGGGGCAGATTCTTTGGACAAGAAATCTGGAAATAAAAGCTCTCCACTGTCAGCTTAACCCACTTACAAGGTACAGGTAGGCTTAAAACAATATCACGTTTCATCAAATACCACAGATGACAGCTGAATGGGCACACAGAAATGGCTCGAAAGAACATAGCCAGATTTTACAAGAAAGGATACATTCCCTGACTCAAGAAAAGTTATATTCCCTCCACAGGAACATTGAATAAAAAAAGATGCAGGACCTCAGTTACCATCCTCCAAGACATTTGCAGTTTTTAGATTGTCACTTTACCCAAATTACTTGTTAGTTTACAGTATCCTACCCCTTTCTTCTCTCAAAGTTTCATAAAAGAAAGACCAAAGACTTCTAAGTAATAGGAAAATTTCATCATTTCTTTTCTACGACAGGTgattttaagtgaattttaataAACCTCAGTATAACTGTGTATTACATCTAGTTACCTTCAGTTAAACTACTATATTAGATACATCTGCACTCACTGCAATGGCATCCAGTAATTTTTACTTCTGCTATTGCTTGTGTTGTATactctctctcctgcacactcAAGACCAATTTGATTGCGATTATGGATAATCCCAATCAAAAGCACTTGGCCTCTGCTTAGTCACAGAGGACGGAGTACCCATTAGCGTTATCGCAAATAAAACAACACAAATACCTTCCATCTTTCAGACTGTTGACAATGAATCTGTTAACCTGGCAGATACAGTGAGCTGCTAAGCGCTCCTCTTCCACAAGAGAGTTCAGCTGGGTTGCCAACATGAATGCTgcaaaaagtagaagaaaaacattgaaaCAATTACTATATGCCAGCCTTAAGAGGGACTACCACAGTTGGCCACAACTTTTCCAGTCAGTCTACTGGTGTTACATTAGATCTAGAGCTTGCCCCATTAACTATGGCACAGGAAACAGTGTAACAGCTAACAATTCACCAGCACTCTGAACGTAAAATAAGCATTTGTCCCCCAAACTTAGGGAACGTGATCAGGCAATGGTAGCTAGAACACATTAAAGAAATTAGAGAATAATTTAGCTAAACTACCTCAAAGCCACTATCATGAAAACATTAGCTACAGATTTCTATGTCTTCATTATACCTGTAGTGAATTAACTGCTTACAGTTCACAAGGGAGTACTGAAACGCAGTTGCACAGTTCTGAATACAAGTGGTCCCTATATATGTCACCTGCTCCTTCAATACTCATTTCATCACTACAAACTTAGACGTTAGACCAGAAACTATGGCAACATCTCCACACTTGTAAAAATCTCACTGCAGTTTGTCGTACTTACAGGAGAGGGTGTTAACACCATCACTCATCAGCACTCGGTAACGCGGTGGCCCATTTCCTGTAGCAATAGCCCGTGTATTCTGAAGGAAAACACCAGATTGTTAGTCCTCACTGCCTCATTCAGAAACACTTCAGAAGCGAAGTCACGTCTTCAGTGAATGACTCAGTGTATTTAGCTTTCCTCTCGAGCACTGACACCaacagcagagctccagccatgcAAAATCTACTTTTCTCAGTCAGGTCAAGGCTACCTCAGCCTGGCTCCGCTCCTCTGCGGAGGCTCGGctgcagcctggccctgctcGCGACCCCGCGGGGAAGCACGCGCGGTCGCTGCCGACGGGGCCGGGTAAGGAGGAGTACTCACTATGACTTGCAGCACGGGCTTGGAGACGCTCTCCCCCTGCATTATGGCCtagagaggagggggggaaaaagagacGCTCAGAGAGGTGCCACCTCCTCGCTCCGGAGAGCCGCAGCGGAGGGGGAACCGCTGGGAAACAGCCATGGCAGTGCGAACGGCCGACGCCGCTGCGCCCGGCCGGGGCCCTCCCCTCAGGACCGGCCCGGAGCAccgtgcccgccctcccgccTTCCCCTCAGGCCGGACCCGACCCCAGGCCTTGTTCCCCACCACCCCCCCGGCCAGGCCCGGCGGCCTCACCGCGATGGCGCCCTCGCTCAGCCGCGCGCTCATGCTGCTGCGcctcccgccgcgctccgccgctgCCGCCAAATCCTCCCGCCGCCTCGCGCCTGGCCCCGCTCCTTCCGGCGCGCTCGCCTTGCGTCACCGCGCCGCTTGCCTGGGCGGCGCCCGTACGGCGGAAGCGCCTCAGTGGGCGGCGCCattggcggcggcgcgggcgcatGGCGCTGCCGGCGGAGGAGTGGCGGGCGGTCGCCGCCCGGTGCTgggccgcgctgcagccggcgctgcgggagcggctggcggcggcgccgctgcgcGACGCGGTGCGCCTGGGCTGCGGCCTCCTCAGGTGagcgccggggcggagcgaggcggggcggggcagcggcgcggcgctgACGCCCGTGTCCCGCAGGCCtgaggcggaggaggcggcggccttGCGGCGGCTTTGCCGGCGGGCGCGCGCGGGcaaggaggcggcggccgcgcgccgctACCGGGAGGAGGGCAACCGGCGCTTCGGGCGCCGCCAGtacgccgccgccgcgcgcctctACTCGCAGGTAGGTGGGcgccggcctcccccccccccccggtgaagGGGACCCCGGGTCGGGCCCTGGTGGGGGGGCACAGTCGGAGCCGGTTGTGGGGGGCCCCGGGTCTTTCCCCCGGTGAGGGGGGTCCAGGGTCGCCCCCTGTGAGGGGGGGCCAGGGTCAGGCCCTGGCAAGGGGGTCTCGGTTGTGGGGGGCCCCCAGCTGAGGTGCCGCCGTGGTGGTGGGGTTCCTGTGTCGTCCTCCTGGTGGGAGGTCCAGAGTTGGACCCAGTTGAGGGGGGTCCAGGGTCGCCCCCTTATGAGGGGGGGCCCCAGTTCAGGCCCCAGTGAGGGGGTGCCAGTAAGGGAGGCCTCAGGTCAGCTCCTGGTGCAGGGGCCCCGGTGAGGGGGGGTCCCCGGTGAGGCAGCGTCTCTCTGGTCTGCGCAGGCAGCATcccatgagcgtcctggcagcCCCGACGTATCCGTGTGCTTTGCCAACCGCTCCGCGGCCCTCTTCCACCTTGGACACTTTGAGGTAAGCGGCGTGGGCGAGCAGAGGTGCTGAGCCCTGTGGCAGCGAGGCTtcccggctcctggctgcctgggagCAAGCCTGCGTGCCCAGCATGTGGCCTGGGGCCTTCTGCCTAGCTGGGGGGGGGATAGGCCAAAGGAGAGcccaagcagcagctggagcattgCCATGTAGTGTTTGCACATAGGGCTTGACGCGAGTGCTTCTAGGAACCCCACGATAACGACTATTTGGGTATTAGCACTACAGAGTATAGATCAGATGTGTTTTTGTAGCTATACTTAAAACTTCTATCATTGTGGAGCTATTTCTGAacactttctgctttctttctccttgttcTGCGTTGTGATTCTTTATGTGGCCAACAGATTGGCTATGGACAGGGAATCTGCTGGTCAACGTGATCTTAAGTAAAATGTGTTGAATCTTTGATGTGATAAAAAGAGCACGAGTCTCAGCTGGTTTTCAAGTACATTTTAAAGGCCTCATCTTTTTTTCTAGGTTTGTTTGGAAGATATTGCGAGGGCTCAGGGTCATGGCTATCCAGATAGGCTGCTGCCCAAGGTCTTGCTGCGGAAAGCTGAATGTCTGCTGTGTTTGGGGAGGTTACAGGATGCAGCAGAGGCCCTCAGTGCAGTGGAGAATAAAATTGCTGTGGATCAGACTATGACTAGTGCTGCACACCAGGCCCTGCTAAAAAAGATAAGTCAACTGAAGAATAAAGTACATGAGAAAGAGAACTGTCCAGAGCCTACACTAGAAACACATGGTGCTGTTCAAAGAGAGCTGGAGATCTGGGAAGAGAATGACAGTATTTCAGGTGCATCTTCATCTCTGAGCTTGAATTTTGATTTAGAGAGAGGACGGCATTTGGTGGCCTCTCAGGATATTTTGCCGGGACAGAACCTGTTGAAAGAGGAGGCCTTTGTAAGTGTTCTCTGCCCAGGGGAGAGTCTTCTGTTGCCTGACAGCAATGAAACTGTGTGGGACACTCAGGTCACTAATGCAGATCTTTATTGTCACCGTTGTCTGAAGCAGCTCCTagcctctgtgccctgcagtGGGTGTAGTTATGCAAAGTACTGCAGCCAGAACTGTGCAGATCTGGCATGGGAACAGTACCACAGGACAGAGTGCTCCTTGGGAGCACTGCTTCTCACGTTAGGGGTCTTCTGCCACGTTGCCTTAAGGACTGTTCTGCGGGCAGGATTTGCAGAGGTCAGAAGGCTGGTGGAGCAGTCCCATGATGATGACAAGGACCTTCATAACCCCGAGGCAAGATGTAAGCATCTCAGTGAAGCACCAGATACCAGAGCTGGTATCCCTGGGAAGGCAGAGCCTCTGATCCCTGGCTGTAATGACAGTGGTCAGTACCAGAGTTCTTACCAAGCTGTGTTCAACCTTTTGCCACATACTGAGAAGCATAGCCCTGAACATAAGTTCCTTTGCCTGCTGAGCGTAGTAGCTATATGCAAAAAACTACAAGAAGTTGGTCTAGAGGCTGCTGTCTTGAATCAGGAATCATCTGAGGAGTGGTCCAAACCAGAAACATGTGAAAATAGGTCTGATGAACTGTCTCCAGGGTTGAAGATTATGGCAGAAGCAATGCTGAGGCATGTGTTGCAGCTGCAATGTAATGCACAAGCGATCACTGTAATGCAAGAGTTGGGTAAGATAAACACTTTAAGCCCTTTCCTCTTATCCTTCCTCATTTAGTTTGTGTGAAGTAGAGAGACTGAACTAGCAGTTGTGGAAAGCTCCCAGTGCTGATGGGAACGActacttgtttttcttaaaatttgatgGCTTGTTCCCGCCTGCCTGTCCTTACCTTTGGGGCACATTTAGATGGTATTCAGCTATTTTTCATTATAGCAATATGCCAGGAACTTTCCTACTGATGTCTGTGATTGGAAACAGTGCCCATTGCATTAAGTTTGGTGAGTCACTGAGCCTTCCTTCTGAacacatttgtttttcctctgtctttaggGTCCGGAGATGGTGCTGTTGTGAATAAGAGGCCTGTGCGCCTGGCGACAGCCTTCTTTCCTGTCCTCAGCCTTCTGAACCATTCCTGCAGTCCCAATACCAGCGTGTCATTTAGTGGGACAGCTGCCACTGTCAGGGCATCACAGCCAATCCCAAGGGGCCAAGAGATTTTTCATTGCTATGGTGAGTTTTAACTCTGTATTTGTCTCAAGATGCAGGCATCCTTTCACTTCTACTTGTCATGCAGACTGATTGCTAATAGCATAGTAATTTCAAGTGTAATGTTGCTAGAGTTCGTGCATACATATAAGCCTTAATCAGAGATATCAGAACAAGTCCTTATCTTCAGAGCCCACTGTTCTGCTTTCACAGTCTCCAGTTGCATCCTCTCCAAAAGATGGTATATGTAGTCTCGGTCATGATGAGGATAGATTTTAGTCTGTTGTTAGGAACTGTACCTGTTCAGCCCTTTATATCCTTGTCCTCCTTTTGCAGGGCCTCATAGATGTAGAATGATGGTTACTGAGAGACAGCAGCTTCTCAGGCAGTATTTTTTCGAGTGTCGCTGTCAGGCATGCCTTGAAGAGAGAGAGTCTGATGTCAAGAGTGTGGTGTCCTTGAGAAACTCATTCTGCTGCCCTAGCTGCCGGGCTTCAATGCAGGTAATTATTCTTTAATTATAACTGTATAACCATATCAGGGTGTGTAACATTTGGGTCTCTGGGAAAGTCACAGTTAAAGATCTGAGTCCATGACCTCTGCTCTGAAGGCAAAAACCCCTGCAGAATCAAGGCAGTATCTTATTGCTCTCTAGCAGCTTCCTTGGAATGTTCTTGTATGTCAATCTTCCAGCATTATAGGGAAAACACTGCCTTTAACAAGGAGTTAAAATTCCTCTGAACTTGATGAAAGAAACCCTGAGTATCAGGGCTGTGGATTGGGGTAGTGGGGGTGTTTAGGAAACAAAAATGGAGGCCCAGAGTCTAAAACACAGGATGTACCTATAGGGGGCTGTATGCAGTGGGAGTTACGTTATCTGCAGTTCACAGAATGTAAATGAAAACAGCATCTAGCATGAGTTAAATAGGGAAAGTcatttttttgaaggaagaaagcaagagtGTGTATTTTATATGAACATTGGTTGTGTACCTCATGACCCTTTTTTGGCCTAATCTTAATGTTATCATAACTGTTCCTGGAAGTTTCTCCTAAAATTCGAACAATCTAATAGCAGTTTATGAACAAGTCTCTTTATTTAACAAATGTATCTAAGGAACGATGTAGCAGCTCTGTAACATAATACAGATATGGAGATGGAAAATAAGCCTTGAGTTGAACTTGAGCAGGAATGATGGCATGGGTGACTTCCACAGGGGGAAGACACACTTTGTTGTTCCAATGGAGCTTGTGCACTCTCGGTCAGCAGAGAGAGCCTGTCACAGTGCTTATGGGACCTTCGGCAACAAATCAAGCAAGCATTAAAACTGCTAAGTGACAACAAGAGTGGTAAGGCTCAATTTTCTGCATTAAGGTCAGCAGCTAATGAGGACATATTGGGAGACCTGGTCCCAGCCATGAGATGGCACTGTTGTCTATGAAATTAAGGTCTTCTGTCATGAAGCCTGCAGTCCCCTGGGAGCTGAGCTTTAGTTTTTTTATACCACTGATCTGGGTGTTAATCTAGGTCACACACTGTTCCATAGTGACTGAAAGAACTCAGGGTAATGTTGGAATAATATGTTCCCAGACCTTGTTTTTCTGGACTGTATCCAGCTGCATTAGAATAAGCAGGGCTGCAGAGGAAGTAGATATGAAATCGTAACTAAGTCCAAATCTAATTGTGTAAGATGCAACGATGAGATTGGATCATGGCAAGCTGGAGAATGGCCAGTAAGATGAATTTATACCTTGTTTTGTAGATCAGGCTATCAAAATGCTCCTGAAGTGTCAGGTAGATGCTCGAAACTTCCTGTCTCCAGAGCATTTGCTGATGGGAGAGATGGAGGATCATCTGGCACAGGTCTACGCTACTCTTGGTATGGTATTATCTTCTCCCTTAAGATTGTCTTTAGTTTTCTGGCCTGTGAATTTAACATGAAGGTTATGGGGCAATGATTCCCTGGCTAGCTTTTTCACTTCTCCTGCTGCCTTTCTCCAGTTTTGACAGCAGGACTCTTGGGAAGACTGCTTTAGCCAAAACTGCCTTCCCAGCAGCCAAGGAACAACAGTGTGATCTCATGTCCTTCTAGTTTCTCTGTCCTTGGTCTGAGGACAGCAGCCTCCCAATAATGCTGTGGACATAGTTCATCATGTTGTAAATAATGCTGTCAAATTCTTTGGGTGGCAGTAGTTCTAGAAAggatttatttattgctttttttttttgcattttggtttttttttgttgttcttccaTCAGGGAAGTGGCAGGAAGCAGCCAGGCACCTGCAGAGCAGTATTCGGATAGTGGAAATGCATCATGGG
Protein-coding sequences here:
- the SMYD4 gene encoding SET and MYND domain-containing protein 4; its protein translation is MALPAEEWRAVAARCWAALQPALRERLAAAPLRDAVRLGCGLLRPEAEEAAALRRLCRRARAGKEAAAARRYREEGNRRFGRRQYAAAARLYSQAASHERPGSPDVSVCFANRSAALFHLGHFEVCLEDIARAQGHGYPDRLLPKVLLRKAECLLCLGRLQDAAEALSAVENKIAVDQTMTSAAHQALLKKISQLKNKVHEKENCPEPTLETHGAVQRELEIWEENDSISGASSSLSLNFDLERGRHLVASQDILPGQNLLKEEAFVSVLCPGESLLLPDSNETVWDTQVTNADLYCHRCLKQLLASVPCSGCSYAKYCSQNCADLAWEQYHRTECSLGALLLTLGVFCHVALRTVLRAGFAEVRRLVEQSHDDDKDLHNPEARCKHLSEAPDTRAGIPGKAEPLIPGCNDSGQYQSSYQAVFNLLPHTEKHSPEHKFLCLLSVVAICKKLQEVGLEAAVLNQESSEEWSKPETCENRSDELSPGLKIMAEAMLRHVLQLQCNAQAITVMQELGSGDGAVVNKRPVRLATAFFPVLSLLNHSCSPNTSVSFSGTAATVRASQPIPRGQEIFHCYGPHRCRMMVTERQQLLRQYFFECRCQACLEERESDVKSVVSLRNSFCCPSCRASMQGEDTLCCSNGACALSVSRESLSQCLWDLRQQIKQALKLLSDNKSDQAIKMLLKCQVDARNFLSPEHLLMGEMEDHLAQVYATLGKWQEAARHLQSSIRIVEMHHGPSSVEMGHELFKLAQILFNGFAVSEALSTIQRAEEILSVHCGPQSTQIQELKEMKTCLLELPRSILQRT